The following proteins are encoded in a genomic region of Corylus avellana chromosome ca4, CavTom2PMs-1.0:
- the LOC132179027 gene encoding probable E3 ubiquitin ligase SUD1 isoform X1, with protein sequence MEIAPDGDSVKAVSSSSSASSSSYASSSPRGVKEREAAAKYEEEEEEEDVCRICRNPGDRENPLRYPCACSGSIKYVHQDCLLQWLNHSNARQCEVCKHAFSFSPVYAENAPARLPFQEFVVGMGMKACHVLQFFLRLGFVLSVWLLIIPFITFWIWRLAFVRSFGEAQRLFLSHLSTTVILTDCLHGFLLSASIVFIFLGATSLRDYFRHLRELGGQDPEREDEGDRNGARAARRPPGQANRNNVGDVNGEDVGGAQGIAGAGQMIRRNAENVAARWEMQAARLEAHVEQIFDGLDDADGAEDVPFDELVGMQGPVFHLVENAFTVLASNMIFLGVVIFVPFSLGRIILYYASWLFYAASGPVLSTVMPLTDTALSLANITLKNALTAVTNLSSESQENGLLGQVAEMLKGNFGGLNEASNNISSPLSADLLKGATIGTSRLSDVTTLAIGYMFIFSLVFVYLGIVALIRYTKGEPLTMGRFYGIASIAEAIPSLFRQFLAAMRHLMTMIKVAFLLVIELGVFPLMCGWWLDVCTIRMFGKSMAQRVLFFSASPLASSLVHWVVGIVYMLQISIFVSLLRGVLRNGVLYFLRDPADPNYNPFRDLIDDPVHKHARRVLLSVAVYGSLIVMLVFLPVKLAMRMAPSIFPLDISVSDPFTEIPADMLLFQICIPFAIEHFKLRTTIKSLLRYWFTVVGWALGLTDFLLPRPEDNGGQENGNGDPGRQDRLQAVQLGGQDRALVALAGADDQNRSILASENSNVSEEYDGDEQSDSDRYGFVLRIVLLLVVAWMTLLIFNSTLIVVPISLGRAIFNTIPLLPLTHGIKCNDLYAFIVGSYVIWTAVAGARYSIEHIRTKRATVLFNQIWKWCAIVIKSSALLSIWIFVIPVLIGLLFELLVIVPMRVPVDESPVFLLYQDWALGLIFLKIWTRLVMLDHMMPLVDETWRVKFERVREDGFSRLQGLWVLREIVFPIIMKLLTALCVPYVLARGVFPVLGYPLKVNSAVYRFAWLGCLCFSLLCFCANRFHVWFTNLHNSIRDDRYLIGRRLHNFGEDIEEKHNEVGTSSEAQTSNLQGTGLILHDREVDVGLRLRRANQYDAMLNI encoded by the exons ATGGAGATCGCACCCGACGGTGATAGCGTCAAAGCGGTGTCGTCGTCATCGTCGGCTTCGTCGTCTTCCTATGCGTCGTCGTCGCCTCGAGGTGTGAAGGAGCGAGAAGCGGCGGCGAAgtatgaggaggaggaggaggaggaggacgTGTGCCGGATCTGCCGGAACCCAGGCGACAGAGAGAACCCGCTTCGATACCCGTGCGCGTGTAGTGGGAGCATCAAGTACGTGCACCAGGATTGCCTTTTGCAGTGGCTCAATCACAGCAACGCTCGCCAGTGCGAg GTCTGCAAACATGCGTTTTCCTTCTCCCCTGTTTATGCGGAGAATGCTCCGGCAAGGCTTCCTTTTCAGGAGTTTGTGGTTGGGATGGGAATGAAAGCTTGCCATGTTCTGCAATTCTTTTTGCGTCTGGGGTTTGTTCTTTCTGTCTGGCTCCTCATTATACCTTTCATTACATTCTGGATATGGCGGTTGGCTTTCGTGAGGAGTTTTGGTGAAGCCCAGAGATTATTCCTAAGTCATTTATCCACTACAGTTATCCTTACTGATTGCCTACACGGGTTCCTACTTTCTGCTAgcattgtgtttatttttctcgGTGCCACTTCTTTGAGGGATTACTTCAGGCATTTAAGGGAGCTTGGAGGTCAGGATCCTGAGAGAGAAGACGAAGGAGACAGAAATGGTGCTCGTGCTGCCAGAAGACCTCCTGGACAAGCTAATAGGAATAACGTGGGTGATGTAAATGGTGAAGATGTGGGTGGAGCACAGGGAATTGCCGGAGCAGGTCAAATGATCAGGAGGAATGCAGAAAATGTTGCTGCTCGGTGGGAGATGCAGGCAGCTCGTCTtgaagctcatgttgaacagATATTTGATGGTTTGGATGATGCTGATGGTGCCGAGGATGTGCCTTTTGATGAGCTTGTTGGCATGCAGGGCCCTGTCTTTCATTTGGTTGAAAATGCATTCACT GTTCTGGCAAGCAATATGATTTTCCTTGGCGTTGTGATCTTTGTGCCTTTCTCATTGGGTCGGATTATACTCTATTATGCATCTTGGCTTTTCTACGCTGCTAGTGGTCCAGTTCTGTCAACGGTCATGCCACTTACAGACACAGCACTATCCTTAGCAAATATTACATTGAAGAATGCGTTGACTGCGGTTACAAATTTGTCATCTGAAAGCCAAGAAAATGGTCTGCTTGGCCAGGTTGCAGAAATGTTGAAGGGTAACTTTGGTGGTCTAAATGAAGCCTCAAACAACATTAGTTCACCACTTTCGGCAGATCTCTTGAAAGGGGCAACTATTGGAACATCACGGCTTTCTGATGTTACAACTCTTGCTATCggatatatgtttattttttctctagTTTTTGTTTACCTTGGCATTGTTGCCTTGATTCGGTACACTAAGGGTGAGCCTTTGACTATGGGGAGGTTCTATGGTATTGCTTCTATAGCAGAGGCAATTCCATCTCTCTTCAGGCAGTTTTTGGCAGCAATGAGGCATTTGATGACTATGATAAAGGTTGCTTTCCTTCTTGTCATTGAACTCGGGGTGTTTCCTCTGATGTGTGGATGGTGGCTAGATGTCTGTACTATAAGGATGTTTGGGAAGTCAATGGCTCAAAGAGTTCTATTCTTCTCAGCTTCTCCTTTAGCCAGCTCATTGGTTCATTGGGTTGTAGGAATTGTCTACATGCTACAAATAAGCATTTTTGTCAGCCTTCTTAGAGGG GTTTTGCGTAATGGAGTATTGTACTTTCTTCGAGATCCTGCTGATCCAAACTACAATCCATTCCGTGATTTGATTGATGACCCTGTGCACAAGCATGCTCGCAGGGTTCTGTTATCAGTTGCTGTTTATGGGAGTTTGATTGTGATGCTGGTCTTCTTACCAGTTAAACTTGCTATGCGGATGGCTCCCTCCATTTTTCCACTTGATATATC GGTGTCTGACCCATTTACTGAAATTCCGGCTGACATGCTCCTCTTTCAAATTTGCATTCCATTTGCCATTGAGCACTTTAAATTGCGGACAACAATTAAATCCCTTCTCAGATATTGGTTTACAGTAGTTGGCTGGGCACTTGGTTTAACAGATTTCTTATTGCCCAGACCTGAAGACAATGGTGGTCAGGAAAACGGAAATGGGGACCCAGGAAGGCAAGATAGACTACAGGCAGTACAACTAGGTGGACAAGATCGGGCCCTGGTGGCACTTGCAGGTGCTGATGATCAAAACAGAAGTATTCTTGCATCAGAGAACTCAAATGTTTCAGAGGAGTATGATGGTGATGAGCAATCTGATTCAGA CAGGTATGGCTTTGTACTTCGCATTGTCCTGTTGTTGGTGGTGGCTTGGATGACTCTACTTATCTTCAACTCTACCTTGATAGTTGTACCAATTTCACTTGGAAGGGCTATCTTCAATACAATTCCGCTTCTCCCATTGACTCATGGCATCAAGTGTAATG ATCTTTATGCTTTTATAGTTGGAAGCTATGTAATTTGGACTGCTGTAGCTGGTGCTAGATATTCCATTGAGCATATTAGAACAAAGAGAGCTACAGTTTTGTTTAACCAAATCTGGAAGTGGTGTGCGATTGTTATTAAGAGTTCTGCACTCCTGTCAATATGG ATTTTTGTCATCCCAGTGTTGATTGGGTTACTATTTGAGCTTTTGGTGATTGTGCCAATGCGGGTGCCTGTGGATGAAAGCCCAGTTTTCCTCTTGTATCAGGATTGGGCATTGGGCCTCATCTTTCTTAAGATCTGGACTAGACTG GTTATGTTGGATCACATGATGCCACTGGTGGATGAAACTTGGCGGGTAAAATTTGAGAGGGTGAGAGAGGATGGTTTCTCTCGGCTGCAAGGTCTTTGGGTGCTGCGTGAGATTGTGTTCCCAATCATAATGAAGCTGTTGACAGCCTTATGCGTGCCTTATGTTTTAGCCAGAGGGGTGTTTCCTGTACTTGGGTATCCATTAAAAGTAAACTCAGCAGTCTATCGTTTTGCCTGGCTGGGATGCCTCTGCTTCAGCCTGTTGTGCTTCTGTGCCAATAGATTCCATGTCTGGTTTACCAACCTTCACAATTCCATACGTGATGATCGCTATCTGATTGGCCGTAGGCTTCATAACTTTGGGGAAGACATCGAAGAGAAGCATAATGAGGTGGGGACTTCCTCCGAAGCGCAAACTTCTAATCTGCAGGGCACTGGTTTAATTCTACATGACCGAGAAGTCGATGTGGGGTTGCGGCTGAGGCGTGCTAACCAATATGATGCTATGCTTAACATATGA
- the LOC132179028 gene encoding polyadenylate-binding protein 8-like isoform X2, producing the protein MYSHRDPSIRKSGAGNIFIKNLDKAIDHKALHDTFSAFGNILSCKVATDSYGQSKGYGFVQFDSDEAAQKAIEKLNGMLLNDKQVFVGPFLRKQERESALDKTKFNNVFVKNLAESTTEEDLNNFFGEFGALTSVVVMRDMDGKSRCFGFVNFETADDAARAVEALNGKKIDDKEWYVGKAQKKSEREVELKHRFEQSMKEASDKYQGANLYVKNLDDSIGDDKLKELFSPFGSITSCKVMRDPNGISRGSGFVAFSTPEEASRAILEMNGKMVVSKPLYVALAQRKEDRRARLQAQFSQMRPVAMTSSVAPRMPMYPPGGPGLGQQIFYGQAPPAIIPSQPGFGYQQQLVPGMRPGGAPMANFFVPMVQQGQQGQRPGGRRAGAVQQTQQPVPLMQQQMLPRGRVYRYPPGRSLPEVPMPGVAGGMFSVPYDMSGMPPRETSFSQPIPIGALATALANSAPEQQRTMLGENLYPLVEQLEPENAAKVTGMLLEMDQTEVLHLLESPEALKAKVAEAMEVLRNVQQQQAGSAADQLASLSLNDSLVP; encoded by the exons ATGTATTCTCATCGTGACCCTAGTATTCGCAAAAGTGGGGCTGGAAACATATTTATTAAG AATTTGGATAAGGCAATTGACCACAAAGCGTTACATGATACATTTTCGGCGTTTGGGAACATTCTTTCTTGCAAGGTAGCTACAGATTCCTATGGCCAGTCAAAAGGCTATGGATTTGTGCAATTTGACAGTGATGAAGCTGCCCAAAAAGCTATAGAGAAGTTGAATGGTATGCTATTGAATGATAAGCAAGTTTTTGTTGGACCCTTCCTTCGCAAGCAGGAACGAGAAAGTGCTCTTGACAAGACAAAGTTCAACAATGTTTTTGTGAAGAACCTCGCTGAATCTACAACTGAAGaagatttgaataatttttttggagaatTTGGAGCTCTCACCAGTGTTGTGGTGATGAGGGATATGGATGGGAAATCAAGGTGCTTTGGTTTTGTCAACTTTGAGACTGCAGATGATGCTGCTAGGGCTGTTGAGGCCCTTAATGGGAAGAAAATTGATGATAAGGAGTGGTATGTCGGGAAAGCACAAAAGAAGTCTGAAAGGGAAGTTGAATTGAAACATCGATTTGAACAGAGTATGAAAGAGGCATCCGACAAATATCAAGGGGCAAACTTGTATGTTAAAAATTTAGATGATAGCATAGGTGATGACAAACTTAAGGAACTTTTCTCTCCATTTGGTTCCATTACCTCTTGCAAG GTTATGCGAGACCCTAACGGAATAAGTAGGGGATCAGGGTTTGTTGCATTCTCTACTCCTGAAGAGGCATCTAGAGCT ATCTTGGAGATGAATGGCAAAATGGTAGTGAGCAAACCTCTGTATGTTGCACTTGCACAACGTAAAGAAGATCGAAGAGCTAGGTTGCAG gctcaattttctcaaatgcGACCAGTTGCAATGACATCTTCAGTTGCTCCTCGTATGCCAATGTACCCCCCTGGTGGTCCAGGTCTTGGACAACAAATATTCTATGGCCAAGCCCCACCTGCTATCATTCCTTCCCAG CCTGGATTTGGGTATCAGCAGCAACTCGTTCCTGGTATGAGGCCCGGTGGGGCTCCAATGGCGAATTTCTTTGTGCCAATGGTTCAGCAGGGGCAGCAAGGGCAGCGTCCTGGTGGCAGGCGTGCAGGGGCTGTGCAGCAAACGCAGCAGCCGGTTCCACTGATGCAGCAACAG ATGCTTCCAAGGGGGCGTGTCTACCGTTACCCTCCTGGGCGTAGCCTTCCCGAAGTTCCCATGCCTGGTGTCGCCGGAGGCATGTTTTCTGTTCCATATGACATGAGTGGTATGCCACCACGTGAAACATCTTTCTCTCAGCCAATTCCTATAGGGGCTTTGGCTACTGCCCTTGCAAATTCTGCTCCAGAGCAGCAGAGAACG ATGCTGGGTGAGAATCTTTACCCACTTGTGGAACAGCTGGAGCCTGAAAATGCGGCTAAGGTAACAGGCATGCTTCTGGAGATGGATCAGACTGAGGTGCTGCATTTGCTTGAGTCACCGGAGGCACTGAAGGCGAAGGTGGCTGAGGCTATGGAGGTTCTGAGGAATGTTCAGCAGCAGCAGGCTGGCAGTGCAGCGGATCAACTAGCCTCATTGTCACTGAATGACAGCCTCGTCCCCTAA
- the LOC132179027 gene encoding probable E3 ubiquitin ligase SUD1 isoform X2 yields the protein MEIAPDGDSVKAVSSSSSASSSSYASSSPRGVKEREAAAKYEEEEEEEDVCRICRNPGDRENPLRYPCACSGSIKYVHQDCLLQWLNHSNARQCEVCKHAFSFSPVYAENAPARLPFQEFVVGMGMKACHVLQFFLRLGFVLSVWLLIIPFITFWIWRLAFVRSFGEAQRLFLSHLSTTVILTDCLHGFLLSASIVFIFLGATSLRDYFRHLRELGGQDPEREDEGDRNGARAARRPPGQANRNNVGDVNGEDVGGAQGIAGAGQMIRRNAENVAARWEMQAARLEAHVEQIFDGLDDADGAEDVPFDELVGMQGPVFHLVENAFTVLASNMIFLGVVIFVPFSLGRIILYYASWLFYAASGPVLSTVMPLTDTALSLANITLKNALTAVTNLSSESQENGLLGQVAEMLKGNFGGLNEASNNISSPLSADLLKGATIGTSRLSDVTTLAIGYMFIFSLVFVYLGIVALIRYTKGEPLTMGRFYGIASIAEAIPSLFRQFLAAMRHLMTMIKVAFLLVIELGVFPLMCGWWLDVCTIRMFGKSMAQRVLFFSASPLASSLVHWVVGIVYMLQISIFVSLLRGVLRNGVLYFLRDPADPNYNPFRDLIDDPVHKHARRVLLSVAVYGSLIVMLVFLPVKLAMRMAPSIFPLDISVSDPFTEIPADMLLFQICIPFAIEHFKLRTTIKSLLRYWFTVVGWALGLTDFLLPRPEDNGGQENGNGDPGRQDRLQAVQLGGQDRALVALAGADDQNRSILASENSNVSEEYDGDEQSDSEYGFVLRIVLLLVVAWMTLLIFNSTLIVVPISLGRAIFNTIPLLPLTHGIKCNDLYAFIVGSYVIWTAVAGARYSIEHIRTKRATVLFNQIWKWCAIVIKSSALLSIWIFVIPVLIGLLFELLVIVPMRVPVDESPVFLLYQDWALGLIFLKIWTRLVMLDHMMPLVDETWRVKFERVREDGFSRLQGLWVLREIVFPIIMKLLTALCVPYVLARGVFPVLGYPLKVNSAVYRFAWLGCLCFSLLCFCANRFHVWFTNLHNSIRDDRYLIGRRLHNFGEDIEEKHNEVGTSSEAQTSNLQGTGLILHDREVDVGLRLRRANQYDAMLNI from the exons ATGGAGATCGCACCCGACGGTGATAGCGTCAAAGCGGTGTCGTCGTCATCGTCGGCTTCGTCGTCTTCCTATGCGTCGTCGTCGCCTCGAGGTGTGAAGGAGCGAGAAGCGGCGGCGAAgtatgaggaggaggaggaggaggaggacgTGTGCCGGATCTGCCGGAACCCAGGCGACAGAGAGAACCCGCTTCGATACCCGTGCGCGTGTAGTGGGAGCATCAAGTACGTGCACCAGGATTGCCTTTTGCAGTGGCTCAATCACAGCAACGCTCGCCAGTGCGAg GTCTGCAAACATGCGTTTTCCTTCTCCCCTGTTTATGCGGAGAATGCTCCGGCAAGGCTTCCTTTTCAGGAGTTTGTGGTTGGGATGGGAATGAAAGCTTGCCATGTTCTGCAATTCTTTTTGCGTCTGGGGTTTGTTCTTTCTGTCTGGCTCCTCATTATACCTTTCATTACATTCTGGATATGGCGGTTGGCTTTCGTGAGGAGTTTTGGTGAAGCCCAGAGATTATTCCTAAGTCATTTATCCACTACAGTTATCCTTACTGATTGCCTACACGGGTTCCTACTTTCTGCTAgcattgtgtttatttttctcgGTGCCACTTCTTTGAGGGATTACTTCAGGCATTTAAGGGAGCTTGGAGGTCAGGATCCTGAGAGAGAAGACGAAGGAGACAGAAATGGTGCTCGTGCTGCCAGAAGACCTCCTGGACAAGCTAATAGGAATAACGTGGGTGATGTAAATGGTGAAGATGTGGGTGGAGCACAGGGAATTGCCGGAGCAGGTCAAATGATCAGGAGGAATGCAGAAAATGTTGCTGCTCGGTGGGAGATGCAGGCAGCTCGTCTtgaagctcatgttgaacagATATTTGATGGTTTGGATGATGCTGATGGTGCCGAGGATGTGCCTTTTGATGAGCTTGTTGGCATGCAGGGCCCTGTCTTTCATTTGGTTGAAAATGCATTCACT GTTCTGGCAAGCAATATGATTTTCCTTGGCGTTGTGATCTTTGTGCCTTTCTCATTGGGTCGGATTATACTCTATTATGCATCTTGGCTTTTCTACGCTGCTAGTGGTCCAGTTCTGTCAACGGTCATGCCACTTACAGACACAGCACTATCCTTAGCAAATATTACATTGAAGAATGCGTTGACTGCGGTTACAAATTTGTCATCTGAAAGCCAAGAAAATGGTCTGCTTGGCCAGGTTGCAGAAATGTTGAAGGGTAACTTTGGTGGTCTAAATGAAGCCTCAAACAACATTAGTTCACCACTTTCGGCAGATCTCTTGAAAGGGGCAACTATTGGAACATCACGGCTTTCTGATGTTACAACTCTTGCTATCggatatatgtttattttttctctagTTTTTGTTTACCTTGGCATTGTTGCCTTGATTCGGTACACTAAGGGTGAGCCTTTGACTATGGGGAGGTTCTATGGTATTGCTTCTATAGCAGAGGCAATTCCATCTCTCTTCAGGCAGTTTTTGGCAGCAATGAGGCATTTGATGACTATGATAAAGGTTGCTTTCCTTCTTGTCATTGAACTCGGGGTGTTTCCTCTGATGTGTGGATGGTGGCTAGATGTCTGTACTATAAGGATGTTTGGGAAGTCAATGGCTCAAAGAGTTCTATTCTTCTCAGCTTCTCCTTTAGCCAGCTCATTGGTTCATTGGGTTGTAGGAATTGTCTACATGCTACAAATAAGCATTTTTGTCAGCCTTCTTAGAGGG GTTTTGCGTAATGGAGTATTGTACTTTCTTCGAGATCCTGCTGATCCAAACTACAATCCATTCCGTGATTTGATTGATGACCCTGTGCACAAGCATGCTCGCAGGGTTCTGTTATCAGTTGCTGTTTATGGGAGTTTGATTGTGATGCTGGTCTTCTTACCAGTTAAACTTGCTATGCGGATGGCTCCCTCCATTTTTCCACTTGATATATC GGTGTCTGACCCATTTACTGAAATTCCGGCTGACATGCTCCTCTTTCAAATTTGCATTCCATTTGCCATTGAGCACTTTAAATTGCGGACAACAATTAAATCCCTTCTCAGATATTGGTTTACAGTAGTTGGCTGGGCACTTGGTTTAACAGATTTCTTATTGCCCAGACCTGAAGACAATGGTGGTCAGGAAAACGGAAATGGGGACCCAGGAAGGCAAGATAGACTACAGGCAGTACAACTAGGTGGACAAGATCGGGCCCTGGTGGCACTTGCAGGTGCTGATGATCAAAACAGAAGTATTCTTGCATCAGAGAACTCAAATGTTTCAGAGGAGTATGATGGTGATGAGCAATCTGATTCAGA GTATGGCTTTGTACTTCGCATTGTCCTGTTGTTGGTGGTGGCTTGGATGACTCTACTTATCTTCAACTCTACCTTGATAGTTGTACCAATTTCACTTGGAAGGGCTATCTTCAATACAATTCCGCTTCTCCCATTGACTCATGGCATCAAGTGTAATG ATCTTTATGCTTTTATAGTTGGAAGCTATGTAATTTGGACTGCTGTAGCTGGTGCTAGATATTCCATTGAGCATATTAGAACAAAGAGAGCTACAGTTTTGTTTAACCAAATCTGGAAGTGGTGTGCGATTGTTATTAAGAGTTCTGCACTCCTGTCAATATGG ATTTTTGTCATCCCAGTGTTGATTGGGTTACTATTTGAGCTTTTGGTGATTGTGCCAATGCGGGTGCCTGTGGATGAAAGCCCAGTTTTCCTCTTGTATCAGGATTGGGCATTGGGCCTCATCTTTCTTAAGATCTGGACTAGACTG GTTATGTTGGATCACATGATGCCACTGGTGGATGAAACTTGGCGGGTAAAATTTGAGAGGGTGAGAGAGGATGGTTTCTCTCGGCTGCAAGGTCTTTGGGTGCTGCGTGAGATTGTGTTCCCAATCATAATGAAGCTGTTGACAGCCTTATGCGTGCCTTATGTTTTAGCCAGAGGGGTGTTTCCTGTACTTGGGTATCCATTAAAAGTAAACTCAGCAGTCTATCGTTTTGCCTGGCTGGGATGCCTCTGCTTCAGCCTGTTGTGCTTCTGTGCCAATAGATTCCATGTCTGGTTTACCAACCTTCACAATTCCATACGTGATGATCGCTATCTGATTGGCCGTAGGCTTCATAACTTTGGGGAAGACATCGAAGAGAAGCATAATGAGGTGGGGACTTCCTCCGAAGCGCAAACTTCTAATCTGCAGGGCACTGGTTTAATTCTACATGACCGAGAAGTCGATGTGGGGTTGCGGCTGAGGCGTGCTAACCAATATGATGCTATGCTTAACATATGA
- the LOC132179028 gene encoding polyadenylate-binding protein 8-like isoform X1 — MAQVQAQPQNAIPGANGAGGANQFVTTSLYVGDLDPSVTDSQLYDLFNQLGQVVSVRVCRDLSTRRSLGYGYVNYSNPQDAARALDVLNFTSLNGRPIRIMYSHRDPSIRKSGAGNIFIKNLDKAIDHKALHDTFSAFGNILSCKVATDSYGQSKGYGFVQFDSDEAAQKAIEKLNGMLLNDKQVFVGPFLRKQERESALDKTKFNNVFVKNLAESTTEEDLNNFFGEFGALTSVVVMRDMDGKSRCFGFVNFETADDAARAVEALNGKKIDDKEWYVGKAQKKSEREVELKHRFEQSMKEASDKYQGANLYVKNLDDSIGDDKLKELFSPFGSITSCKVMRDPNGISRGSGFVAFSTPEEASRAILEMNGKMVVSKPLYVALAQRKEDRRARLQAQFSQMRPVAMTSSVAPRMPMYPPGGPGLGQQIFYGQAPPAIIPSQPGFGYQQQLVPGMRPGGAPMANFFVPMVQQGQQGQRPGGRRAGAVQQTQQPVPLMQQQMLPRGRVYRYPPGRSLPEVPMPGVAGGMFSVPYDMSGMPPRETSFSQPIPIGALATALANSAPEQQRTMLGENLYPLVEQLEPENAAKVTGMLLEMDQTEVLHLLESPEALKAKVAEAMEVLRNVQQQQAGSAADQLASLSLNDSLVP; from the exons ATGGCACAGGTTCAAGCTCAGCCTCAAAATGCAATTCCGGGAGCGAACGGTGCCGGCGGGGCTAACCAGTTTGTGACGACGTCGCTTTACGTCGGAGATCTTGACCCGAGCGTGACCGATTCGCAGCTCTATGACCTGTTCAACCAGCTGGGTCAGGTGGTTTCGGTTAGGGTTTGCCGGGACTTAAGCACCCGGCGATCGCTCGGCTACGGCTACGTCAATTATAGCAACCCTCAAGACG CTGCAAGGGCATTGGATGTACTGAACTTCACTTCTCTTAATGGAAGGCCTATTAGGATAATGTATTCTCATCGTGACCCTAGTATTCGCAAAAGTGGGGCTGGAAACATATTTATTAAG AATTTGGATAAGGCAATTGACCACAAAGCGTTACATGATACATTTTCGGCGTTTGGGAACATTCTTTCTTGCAAGGTAGCTACAGATTCCTATGGCCAGTCAAAAGGCTATGGATTTGTGCAATTTGACAGTGATGAAGCTGCCCAAAAAGCTATAGAGAAGTTGAATGGTATGCTATTGAATGATAAGCAAGTTTTTGTTGGACCCTTCCTTCGCAAGCAGGAACGAGAAAGTGCTCTTGACAAGACAAAGTTCAACAATGTTTTTGTGAAGAACCTCGCTGAATCTACAACTGAAGaagatttgaataatttttttggagaatTTGGAGCTCTCACCAGTGTTGTGGTGATGAGGGATATGGATGGGAAATCAAGGTGCTTTGGTTTTGTCAACTTTGAGACTGCAGATGATGCTGCTAGGGCTGTTGAGGCCCTTAATGGGAAGAAAATTGATGATAAGGAGTGGTATGTCGGGAAAGCACAAAAGAAGTCTGAAAGGGAAGTTGAATTGAAACATCGATTTGAACAGAGTATGAAAGAGGCATCCGACAAATATCAAGGGGCAAACTTGTATGTTAAAAATTTAGATGATAGCATAGGTGATGACAAACTTAAGGAACTTTTCTCTCCATTTGGTTCCATTACCTCTTGCAAG GTTATGCGAGACCCTAACGGAATAAGTAGGGGATCAGGGTTTGTTGCATTCTCTACTCCTGAAGAGGCATCTAGAGCT ATCTTGGAGATGAATGGCAAAATGGTAGTGAGCAAACCTCTGTATGTTGCACTTGCACAACGTAAAGAAGATCGAAGAGCTAGGTTGCAG gctcaattttctcaaatgcGACCAGTTGCAATGACATCTTCAGTTGCTCCTCGTATGCCAATGTACCCCCCTGGTGGTCCAGGTCTTGGACAACAAATATTCTATGGCCAAGCCCCACCTGCTATCATTCCTTCCCAG CCTGGATTTGGGTATCAGCAGCAACTCGTTCCTGGTATGAGGCCCGGTGGGGCTCCAATGGCGAATTTCTTTGTGCCAATGGTTCAGCAGGGGCAGCAAGGGCAGCGTCCTGGTGGCAGGCGTGCAGGGGCTGTGCAGCAAACGCAGCAGCCGGTTCCACTGATGCAGCAACAG ATGCTTCCAAGGGGGCGTGTCTACCGTTACCCTCCTGGGCGTAGCCTTCCCGAAGTTCCCATGCCTGGTGTCGCCGGAGGCATGTTTTCTGTTCCATATGACATGAGTGGTATGCCACCACGTGAAACATCTTTCTCTCAGCCAATTCCTATAGGGGCTTTGGCTACTGCCCTTGCAAATTCTGCTCCAGAGCAGCAGAGAACG ATGCTGGGTGAGAATCTTTACCCACTTGTGGAACAGCTGGAGCCTGAAAATGCGGCTAAGGTAACAGGCATGCTTCTGGAGATGGATCAGACTGAGGTGCTGCATTTGCTTGAGTCACCGGAGGCACTGAAGGCGAAGGTGGCTGAGGCTATGGAGGTTCTGAGGAATGTTCAGCAGCAGCAGGCTGGCAGTGCAGCGGATCAACTAGCCTCATTGTCACTGAATGACAGCCTCGTCCCCTAA
- the LOC132179029 gene encoding CBS domain-containing protein CBSX1, chloroplastic-like — MSSIAVAPWANSLVLLHYQRQAPSVPCSRHGCHRGGPSAVANRVWGPRGPAVTAFRGAGVGVTNSVPSRSGAYTVGDFMTKREHLDVVKPTTTVDEALEALVEKRITGFPVIDDDWKLVGVVSDYDLLALDSISGGSQSDTSVFPDVDSTWKTFNQIQKLLSKTNGKVVGDLMTPAPLVVRESTNLEDAARLLLETKFRRLPVVDGDGKLVGLLTRGNVVRAALKIKRAG, encoded by the exons aTGAGCTCGATCGCGGTCGCACCATGGGCTAACTCTCTGGTTCTTCTCCATTATCAGCGTCAGGCGCCTTCTGTGCCTTGTTCCCGCCATGGCTGCCACAGAGGGGGGCCATCGGCTGTCGCTAACCGCGTTTGGGGACCCCGAGGACCGGCGGTTACCGCTTTCAGAGGCGCCGGCGTCGGCGTCACCAACTCCGTGCCG TCTAGAAGTGGAGCATATACAGTTGGTGATTTTATGACAAAGAGGGAGCATTTAGACGTTGTAAAACCTACAACAACTGTTGATGAAG CATTGGAGGCTCTTGTGGAGAAGAGAATAACTGGTTTTCCTGTGATTGATGATGACTGGAAATTG GTTGGTGTTGTTTCAGACTATGACTTGTTAGCACTTGACTCGATATCAG GTGGCAGTCAAAGTGACACAAGTGTGTTCCCTGATGTTGATAGCACGTGGAAA ACATTCAATCAGATACAGAAGCTGCTAAGTAAAACTAATGGCAAGGTTGTTGGCGACTTGATGACACCTGCTCCGCTTGTTGTTCGTGAATCCACCAATCTGGAAGATGCTGCTAG GTTGTTGCTTGAAACAAAATTCCGTCGACTGCCTGTAGTAGACGGTGATGGTAAGCTG GTTGGACTATTAACAAGGGGAAATGTTGTTAGAGCTGCTCTTAAGATAAAACGTGCCGGTTAA